In one Microtus ochrogaster isolate Prairie Vole_2 chromosome 6 unlocalized genomic scaffold, MicOch1.0 chr6_random_2, whole genome shotgun sequence genomic region, the following are encoded:
- the LOC101979898 gene encoding LOW QUALITY PROTEIN: high mobility group protein B1-like (The sequence of the model RefSeq protein was modified relative to this genomic sequence to represent the inferred CDS: substituted 1 base at 1 genomic stop codon), with protein sequence MGKGDPKKPRGKMSSYAFFVQTCREEHKKKHPDASVNFSEFSKKCSERWKTMSAKEKGKFEDMAKADKARYEREMKTYIPPKGETKKKFKDPNAPKRPPSAFFLFCSEYRPKIKGEHRGLSIGDVAKKLGEMWNNTAADDKQPXEKKAAKLKEKYEKDIAAYRAKGKPDAAKKGVVKAEKSKKKKEEEDDEEDEEEEEEEEDEDEEDDDDE encoded by the coding sequence ATGGGCAAAGGAGATCCTAAGAAGCCGAGAGGCAAAATGTCCTCGTATGCATTCTTTGTGCAAACCTGCCGGGAGGAACACAAGAAGAAGCACCCGGATGCTTCTGTCAACTTCTCGGAGTTCTCCAAGAAGTGCTCAGAAAGGTGGAAGACCATGTCTgctaaagaaaaggggaaatttgaAGACATGGCCAAGGCTGACAAGGCTCgttatgaaagagaaatgaaaacctacATCCCCCCCAAAGGGGAGACCAAAAAGAAGTTCAAGGACCCCAATGCACCCAAGAGGCCTCCTTCGGCCTTCTTCTTGTTCTGTTCTGAGTATCGCCCCAAAATCAAAGGAGAACACCGTGGCTTATCCATTGGGGATGTTGCAAAGAAACTGGGAGAGATGTGGAACAACACTGCTGCAGATGACAAGCAGCCCTAGGAAAAGAAGGCTGCCAAGCTGAAGGAGAAGTACGAAAAGGATATTGCTGCTTACAGAGCTAAAGGAAAACCCGATGCAGCGAAAAAGGGGGTGGTCAAGGcggaaaagagcaagaaaaagaaggaagaggaagatgatgaagaagacgaagaggaggaggaagaagaggaagacgaagatgaggaagatgatgatgatgaataa